The Gemmatimonadota bacterium genome contains a region encoding:
- the purK gene encoding 5-(carboxyamino)imidazole ribonucleotide synthase, protein MSVILPGATIGILGGGQLGRMTGMAARSLGYDVQVLDPDPHCSARAVASRVITARFDDADAAADLARECDVVTLEIEQIARPALEAVANLAPLRPRAEAVFTIQDRIRQRTWLDQHGFPVGPFRAVSSADECAAAVAALGPSICKAPMGGYDGRGQVRVKTPDEARAAWHTLGSSRVIVEQFLSLDLELSVLVARREDGACVTYPPAINHHVDGVLDWSICPGPLPEPLVQHARQVGHAIAETMGIVGLIACELFLTTDGRLLVNELAPRPHNTYHHSERGVSTSQFEQLVRAVCGLPLGEVRSIAPAAIANLLGDLWEGITPDVAGALAVPDVRLHLYGKTSARPGRKMGHLSAVAESTDLALEHVLEARRRFSRQG, encoded by the coding sequence GTGAGCGTGATCCTGCCCGGGGCCACCATCGGGATCCTCGGTGGTGGTCAGCTCGGCCGCATGACCGGGATGGCCGCGCGATCGTTAGGCTACGACGTGCAGGTGCTCGATCCCGACCCGCATTGCTCGGCGCGGGCGGTGGCCAGTCGCGTGATCACGGCACGTTTCGATGACGCGGACGCGGCAGCCGACCTCGCGCGTGAATGCGACGTCGTCACCCTCGAGATCGAACAGATCGCCCGCCCTGCCCTGGAGGCCGTCGCCAACCTTGCGCCCCTGCGCCCACGCGCCGAGGCGGTGTTCACCATCCAGGATCGCATCCGCCAGCGCACCTGGCTGGACCAGCACGGGTTCCCGGTGGGTCCGTTCCGCGCCGTCTCCAGCGCCGATGAATGTGCCGCAGCGGTGGCGGCGCTGGGTCCGTCGATCTGCAAGGCCCCCATGGGCGGGTACGATGGGCGTGGCCAGGTCCGGGTGAAAACCCCAGACGAGGCCCGCGCGGCCTGGCACACGTTAGGCAGCAGCCGGGTCATCGTGGAGCAGTTCCTCTCGCTCGACCTGGAGTTGTCCGTGCTGGTCGCGCGCCGCGAGGATGGCGCGTGCGTGACCTATCCGCCGGCCATCAACCATCACGTGGACGGCGTGCTCGACTGGTCGATCTGCCCCGGCCCGCTCCCGGAGCCCCTGGTCCAGCACGCGCGGCAGGTGGGCCATGCGATCGCCGAGACGATGGGCATCGTGGGATTGATCGCGTGCGAGCTGTTCCTCACGACGGACGGGCGCCTGCTCGTCAACGAACTCGCCCCGCGGCCACACAACACGTATCACCACTCCGAGCGCGGCGTCTCCACGAGCCAGTTCGAGCAACTCGTGCGCGCCGTCTGCGGCCTGCCCCTCGGTGAGGTGCGTTCCATCGCGCCCGCGGCGATCGCGAACTTGTTAGGCGACCTGTGGGAAGGGATCACACCGGACGTCGCCGGGGCCCTCGCCGTGCCCGACGTGCGCCTGCACCTCTACGGCAAGACGTCCGCGCGCCCGGGCCGCAAGATGGGACACCTCTCGGCCGTTGCCGAGAGCACCGAC
- the purE gene encoding 5-(carboxyamino)imidazole ribonucleotide mutase, protein MGSKSDLEHMQHAAAMLDELQVPYEMRVVSAHRTPDWMFEYASSAASRGLKVIIAGAGGAAHLPGMVAAKTVVPVLGVPIPATVLNGHDALLSIVQMPAGVPVGTLAIGKPGAINAAILGAEIVGNERPEVRARLVAWRESRRDEVLGQSLP, encoded by the coding sequence ATGGGGAGCAAGTCCGACCTCGAGCACATGCAGCACGCGGCGGCGATGCTCGATGAGCTCCAGGTGCCGTACGAGATGCGCGTCGTCTCGGCGCACCGCACCCCGGATTGGATGTTCGAGTATGCCTCATCGGCCGCGTCCCGCGGCCTGAAGGTCATCATCGCGGGGGCCGGCGGCGCCGCGCACCTCCCGGGGATGGTCGCCGCGAAGACCGTCGTCCCGGTCCTCGGGGTCCCCATTCCCGCGACCGTCCTGAACGGACACGACGCCCTCCTGTCCATCGTCCAGATGCCCGCCGGCGTCCCGGTGGGAACGCTCGCCATTGGCAAGCCCGGGGCGATCAACGCGGCGATCCTCGGCGCCGAAATTGTCGGGAACGAACGACCCGAGGTCCGGGCACGTTTGGTCGCCTGGCGGGAGTCGCGACGCGACGAGGTCCTCGGCCAGTCCCTGCCGTGA
- a CDS encoding D-aminoacylase, with product MPRWPLFAAALAVACAAPPTDGPLDVVIRNARVVDGTGSPWYRADVGIRGDEIVAIGDLSSRAATRTIDAADRVVTPGFIDLMGTSTRPLLTEPNAAWSRLAQGITTMMVGEGGSEAPQSPTTLGDGATLPDGSKASWRTFAEYFALLDKAGVPMNVVHNVGAAQVREVAMGVEDRAPSPDEMTRMKAMVDSAMLDGAVGISTALIYPPGAYATTEELIELSKVAAARGGVYFSHMRNESADLLTSIREVIRIAEEAKIPAHVYHLKAAGQENWPLIPQAIQLIADARARGLDVTADIYPYIRNGIGLGSFLHPRHYAKGDSAFVPTLADPAVRRALRQEVEATRDWENWYRHVGMNWDNVLITGAGPKVDQAFVGLSVRGVAKARGIDEWDAFFDLVLNGPVDVAPQSMNEEQKHQALRAPFVANEVDSPLADPATTKSAHPRAFGAFPRLIAKYVREDKVLPLEQAVQRMTALPANILRLRDRGRLAPGMKADLLVFHPDSIQDRATFEKPLQYATGIDYMFVNGTALIDNGTRTTAKAGRVLRQGR from the coding sequence ATGCCCCGCTGGCCTTTGTTCGCCGCTGCCCTCGCAGTCGCCTGCGCCGCCCCGCCGACCGACGGACCGCTCGACGTGGTCATCCGGAATGCGAGAGTGGTCGACGGCACAGGGTCGCCCTGGTACCGCGCCGACGTGGGGATCCGGGGCGACGAGATCGTGGCCATCGGCGACCTGTCGTCGCGCGCCGCTACCCGCACCATCGACGCGGCCGATCGCGTGGTCACCCCAGGGTTCATCGACCTCATGGGGACCTCCACCCGGCCGCTCCTGACGGAACCCAACGCGGCCTGGTCGCGGCTCGCGCAGGGCATTACGACGATGATGGTTGGGGAAGGTGGATCCGAGGCGCCACAATCCCCCACCACCCTCGGCGACGGCGCCACGTTGCCGGATGGCTCCAAGGCCAGCTGGCGCACTTTCGCCGAGTACTTCGCGCTGCTCGACAAGGCCGGTGTGCCGATGAACGTCGTGCACAACGTCGGGGCGGCGCAGGTACGCGAGGTCGCGATGGGTGTAGAGGACCGTGCTCCCTCGCCAGACGAAATGACGCGCATGAAGGCCATGGTGGACAGCGCCATGCTGGACGGCGCGGTCGGGATCTCCACCGCCCTCATCTACCCACCAGGAGCGTATGCCACGACCGAGGAGCTGATCGAGCTGAGCAAGGTCGCCGCCGCACGCGGGGGCGTCTACTTCTCTCACATGCGCAACGAAAGTGCGGACCTGCTCACCTCAATCCGCGAAGTCATCCGGATCGCTGAAGAAGCGAAGATCCCCGCGCACGTCTACCACCTCAAGGCCGCCGGCCAGGAGAACTGGCCCCTCATTCCGCAGGCGATCCAACTGATCGCCGATGCCCGCGCGCGCGGCCTCGACGTCACGGCGGACATCTACCCCTACATCAGGAATGGCATCGGGCTCGGCTCGTTCCTGCACCCGCGACACTACGCCAAGGGCGACTCCGCCTTCGTGCCCACGCTGGCCGACCCCGCCGTGCGCCGCGCCCTGCGACAGGAAGTGGAGGCCACCCGCGACTGGGAGAACTGGTACCGTCACGTCGGGATGAACTGGGACAACGTGCTGATCACCGGCGCCGGCCCCAAGGTGGACCAGGCCTTCGTCGGCCTCTCGGTGCGCGGCGTCGCGAAGGCCCGCGGCATCGACGAATGGGACGCCTTCTTCGACCTGGTCCTGAATGGCCCGGTGGACGTCGCCCCGCAAAGCATGAACGAGGAGCAGAAACACCAGGCCCTGCGCGCTCCCTTCGTGGCCAACGAGGTGGACTCACCTCTCGCCGACCCGGCCACCACGAAAAGCGCCCACCCGCGCGCCTTCGGCGCCTTTCCGCGCCTCATCGCAAAGTACGTCCGCGAGGACAAGGTCCTCCCCCTCGAGCAGGCCGTGCAGCGCATGACGGCGCTCCCGGCGAACATCCTGCGCCTGCGCGACCGCGGCCGTCTGGCCCCCGGCATGAAGGCCGACCTCCTGGTCTTCCACCCGGACTCCATTCAGGACCGGGCGACCTTCGAGAAGCCGCTGCAGTACGCCACCGGGATCGACTACATGTTCGTCAACGGCACTGCCCTGATCGACAACGGCACGCGGACCACCGCCAAGGCCGGTCGGGTCCTTCGCCAGGGGCGGTAG
- a CDS encoding calcium/sodium antiporter has translation MSTPMATLLIIAGLAALAVGGELLVRGATTLARIAGLTPAVIGLTVVAMGTSLPELVVSLLAARDGSPAIAVGNVVGSNMFNIVGILAITALVIPLPVRGSVVKIEWPFMFAASWIGVMFMRDLVIDRLEGLTFLAALVLFTWFAIRLSREEMRADEAAQFEAMAEDRGLPKRWREVGLSVGLLAVGIVLLVVGGSWLVDGAVTIARTIGMSERVIGLTIVAAGTSSPELAASLIAARRGQTDVAVGNLIGSNIFNVLAILGTTALVTPIAVPPEALRSDVWWMLGTSFALLPLMRRRMELGRLDGALLLASYAVYLALLLGGTTG, from the coding sequence ATGAGCACTCCGATGGCGACCCTCTTGATAATCGCAGGTCTCGCGGCCCTCGCCGTGGGTGGGGAACTGCTGGTGCGCGGGGCGACGACCCTGGCACGGATTGCGGGGCTGACGCCGGCGGTTATCGGCCTGACTGTGGTCGCGATGGGCACCTCGCTCCCCGAGCTGGTGGTTTCGTTGCTGGCGGCGCGGGACGGCTCGCCGGCGATCGCGGTGGGGAATGTCGTGGGGTCCAACATGTTCAACATCGTGGGGATCCTGGCGATCACGGCGCTCGTGATCCCCCTCCCAGTGCGTGGATCGGTCGTAAAGATCGAGTGGCCCTTCATGTTCGCGGCGTCGTGGATCGGTGTGATGTTCATGCGGGACCTCGTGATCGACCGGCTGGAGGGGCTCACGTTCCTCGCGGCTCTGGTGCTCTTCACCTGGTTTGCGATTCGCCTGTCCCGGGAGGAGATGCGCGCCGACGAGGCGGCGCAGTTCGAGGCCATGGCGGAAGACCGCGGGCTCCCCAAGCGGTGGCGTGAGGTTGGGCTCTCGGTAGGTCTGCTGGCCGTGGGGATCGTGCTGCTGGTGGTCGGCGGGAGCTGGCTGGTTGACGGTGCCGTGACGATCGCCCGGACGATCGGGATGTCGGAGCGGGTCATCGGGTTGACGATCGTGGCGGCTGGGACGAGTTCCCCGGAGCTGGCGGCGTCTCTGATAGCGGCTCGCCGCGGCCAGACGGACGTGGCGGTTGGGAACCTGATCGGATCGAACATCTTTAATGTCCTGGCAATCCTGGGGACGACGGCGCTGGTGACCCCGATTGCGGTCCCCCCGGAGGCCCTGCGGTCCGATGTGTGGTGGATGCTGGGCACGTCCTTTGCCCTGCTCCCCCTGATGCGGCGACGGATGGAACTGGGGCGCCTGGACGGGGCGCTGCTCCTCGCGTCGTACGCTGTATACCTCGCCCTTCTTCTCGGGGGGACGACCGGCTAG
- a CDS encoding SusC/RagA family TonB-linked outer membrane protein has protein sequence MRIHSFGRHLRSLVGLVALGATALGAQGTQGTINVRVNAGGSPVDQAQVLVVGTTLGGLTNAAGQYTLRGVPAGAQVVRVLRVGYSEQKQNVTVTAGGTQDIEIVLTQVAVSLAPVVTTATGQTRSVEVGNTISSIDASSIVDKTPIKNVDDLLTARTTSVAITQGNQTGSGSRMRIRGQSSLSLSNQPLFVIDGIRMTSNPDDTNLPTGGATPSRVGDINPDEIENIEIIKGPSAAALYGTAAANGVVVINTKRGRAGAARWSTYAEGGMIKDRNTYPTAYTLFGKQLPAGTNAAFNFCNLQRVGVGQCSIDSVADLNIFEEDDLTPVGMGHRSQFGAQLQGGTEMVRYFLAGEREDEVGVMKLPTFERDRMNAQGLPIRDYTERPNTLGKNSVRLNLNSAVNPKLDLALSTGFTNLTQRFSLESNATAGLGSQVFGGPGCRICLPARLTGAAAPLNTDLAGYRAWTPGYTWQEKNQQYINRTILAATANWRPTSWLQNRFVFGNDYGAREDDRYLPNGEGPPITATYRNGFKTNSRGATRNTTVDLGSTAQFNPRAWMNLKTTVGAQYINTITDLGQASGTELPPGAQTPNGAVTRTATEATTLIKTFGVFIEQAVALNDRLFLTGALRTDQNSAFGTDFQRVYYPKASLSWVISDESFFPEIGWIDQLRLRSSYGAAGVQPGPNDALRFFNTSQQNILGTDQPGLQISALGNSNLKPERSTEYEGGFEARLFKSRLTLDVTGYTKTTKDALISAIVPPSLGSATSVRQNLGSVRNQGIEALATAQVLDRRAFAMDLSLSYSTNSNELISLGGTPPQIGTNTRVVEGYPLFGFWENKILGWKDKNGDNLITYFADTARNEIFVDSVDTFIGYTQPRNLATLSTGFEFLNRKLRIQTLLDYRGGHRWYNNTERIRCTRPNCGGRMNPNATLEDKAMVTAALEHPARTNAGYFQPGEYVRFREASLQYTFSPSIARTIFRAKNASVVASARNLKLWTNYRGTDPESDFQATVDNDVPSEFQTLGPPTYVVFRFNFVY, from the coding sequence ATGAGGATTCACTCGTTCGGACGACACCTGCGCTCCCTCGTCGGTCTGGTCGCGTTAGGCGCGACCGCTCTTGGCGCCCAAGGGACGCAGGGTACCATCAATGTCCGCGTGAACGCGGGCGGGTCCCCCGTGGACCAGGCGCAGGTCCTCGTGGTGGGCACCACGTTGGGTGGCCTCACGAATGCGGCAGGGCAGTACACACTGCGCGGCGTTCCGGCGGGTGCGCAGGTGGTGCGCGTGCTGCGCGTTGGCTACTCGGAACAGAAGCAGAACGTCACCGTGACCGCCGGTGGCACGCAGGACATCGAGATCGTGCTCACCCAGGTGGCGGTGAGCCTGGCGCCGGTGGTTACGACCGCCACGGGGCAGACCCGTTCGGTGGAGGTCGGGAATACGATCTCGAGCATCGACGCCTCGAGCATCGTGGACAAGACGCCGATCAAGAACGTCGACGACCTGCTGACGGCACGCACGACGAGCGTCGCGATCACGCAGGGCAACCAGACTGGGTCCGGCAGCCGCATGCGTATCCGCGGCCAGTCGTCGCTCTCGTTGTCCAACCAGCCGCTGTTCGTGATTGACGGGATCCGGATGACGAGCAACCCGGACGATACGAACCTGCCCACGGGTGGCGCGACGCCGAGCCGGGTGGGCGACATCAACCCGGATGAGATCGAGAACATCGAGATCATCAAGGGACCTTCCGCGGCCGCGCTCTACGGCACGGCGGCGGCGAATGGCGTCGTGGTGATCAACACCAAGCGTGGTCGCGCAGGGGCGGCCCGCTGGAGCACCTATGCCGAAGGCGGGATGATCAAGGACCGCAACACCTATCCGACGGCCTACACCCTCTTCGGCAAGCAGTTGCCCGCAGGCACGAACGCAGCGTTCAACTTCTGCAACCTGCAGCGGGTGGGTGTGGGGCAGTGCTCCATCGACTCAGTCGCCGACCTGAACATCTTCGAGGAAGACGACCTGACCCCGGTTGGGATGGGCCACCGCTCGCAGTTCGGTGCCCAGCTGCAGGGCGGGACAGAGATGGTCCGGTACTTCCTGGCCGGCGAGCGCGAGGACGAAGTCGGTGTGATGAAGCTCCCGACGTTTGAGCGCGATCGCATGAACGCGCAGGGGCTCCCGATTCGGGATTACACCGAGCGTCCCAATACGCTCGGCAAGAACAGCGTGCGACTCAACCTGAACTCCGCCGTCAATCCCAAGCTGGACCTGGCGTTGTCGACCGGCTTCACCAACCTGACGCAGCGTTTCTCCCTGGAGTCCAACGCGACCGCTGGGCTGGGTTCGCAGGTCTTTGGTGGCCCTGGGTGCCGGATCTGCTTGCCGGCACGCCTAACGGGCGCTGCGGCGCCGTTGAACACGGACCTGGCCGGCTACCGCGCCTGGACTCCGGGGTACACCTGGCAGGAAAAGAACCAGCAATACATCAACCGGACCATCCTGGCGGCAACGGCGAACTGGCGTCCGACCTCCTGGTTGCAGAATCGGTTTGTCTTCGGCAACGATTACGGTGCGCGCGAGGACGACCGCTACCTGCCGAATGGTGAGGGGCCGCCGATCACGGCGACGTATCGCAACGGGTTCAAGACGAACTCCCGCGGCGCGACGCGCAACACCACGGTCGACCTGGGCTCAACCGCCCAGTTCAACCCGCGTGCCTGGATGAACCTCAAGACCACCGTTGGCGCGCAGTACATCAACACGATTACCGACCTGGGCCAGGCGTCGGGAACGGAACTGCCTCCCGGGGCGCAGACGCCCAATGGTGCGGTGACGCGCACGGCGACCGAGGCGACGACGCTGATCAAGACGTTTGGCGTTTTCATTGAACAGGCGGTCGCCCTCAATGACCGATTGTTCCTGACGGGCGCTCTTCGCACCGACCAGAACAGCGCCTTCGGTACGGACTTCCAACGTGTGTATTACCCGAAGGCGAGCTTGTCGTGGGTCATCTCGGACGAGTCCTTCTTCCCCGAGATTGGCTGGATCGACCAACTGCGGCTCCGCAGTTCGTATGGCGCCGCCGGCGTGCAGCCGGGCCCGAACGACGCGTTGCGCTTCTTTAACACGTCGCAGCAGAACATCCTCGGCACGGACCAGCCCGGCCTGCAGATCTCGGCGCTGGGCAACTCCAACCTCAAGCCGGAGCGCAGCACCGAGTACGAAGGTGGGTTTGAGGCGCGCCTGTTCAAGAGCCGCCTGACGTTGGACGTGACCGGGTACACCAAGACGACGAAGGACGCCCTGATCTCGGCGATTGTCCCGCCGTCCCTTGGCTCGGCGACGTCCGTACGCCAGAACCTCGGCTCCGTACGCAACCAGGGGATCGAGGCGCTGGCCACGGCCCAGGTGCTGGATCGCCGCGCCTTCGCAATGGACCTCTCGTTGAGCTACTCTACCAACTCCAACGAGCTCATTTCGCTTGGCGGCACGCCGCCGCAGATCGGCACCAATACCCGCGTGGTCGAGGGATATCCGCTGTTCGGCTTCTGGGAGAACAAGATCCTGGGTTGGAAGGACAAGAATGGTGACAACCTGATCACGTACTTTGCCGACACCGCGCGTAACGAAATTTTCGTTGACTCGGTGGACACGTTCATCGGGTACACCCAGCCGCGAAACCTCGCGACGTTGAGCACCGGGTTCGAATTCCTCAATCGCAAGCTGCGCATCCAGACCCTGCTGGACTATCGTGGCGGGCACCGCTGGTACAACAACACGGAGCGGATTCGCTGCACCCGCCCGAACTGCGGCGGTCGCATGAATCCCAATGCCACGCTCGAAGACAAGGCGATGGTCACCGCGGCACTGGAGCACCCGGCCCGCACGAACGCCGGCTACTTCCAACCGGGCGAATACGTCCGGTTCCGCGAGGCTTCGCTGCAGTACACGTTCTCGCCGAGCATCGCGCGGACGATCTTCCGGGCGAAGAACGCGAGCGTCGTCGCGTCGGCCCGTAACCTGAAGTTGTGGACGAACTACCGCGGCACCGACCCCGAGTCGGACTTCCAGGCCACGGTGGATAACGACGTCCCCTCGGAGTTCCAGACCCTTGGGCCGCCGACGTACGTCGTCTTCCGCTTCAACTTCGTCTACTAA
- a CDS encoding AAA family ATPase — MTGPGRSIFPLPLVGRRADAQALQLALDDALDGRGGLAAVVGESGVGKSRVLALLAEEARTRGARVLAGRGFALEGDRPYGPWTDALTPLIQELGPGLATLARGLERDLTAIVPAIGPRPGEVEDKGHLFWNVGQFLARAARRQPMLVVLEDLHLADTPSIELAHFIGRHLDAVPVLLAVSWVTGTARSATLDELLRAMGPRTTQRALRPLTRADLQELVLRVFGQGGAAAEQFATRLHEQTGGNAFFVEEMLKSMLVSGHLRREGSEWAGLDRGVPETLPSTVAGAVHRRLATLGERAQAVAEAVALASTVATISCVEAVTGLDAAPLAQVLDALTVGQVLAAPNQPDGPYTFTHHIVQRVVEQGISDARARSLHRAIATHLDGNGAHAGASLARHLVRAGLGGSVEALPHLIAAGRDALARRADHEAVRWLGEAERSVRQHGVVLRPTEAAELLSDLARAEWRTGAMEGAASHHAQALQLADADGAHGLRARILRHMASAAAVAGRPDDALAASRAAIDAATLANDLRLEVTARVSTAVVLQSLGRMEEGKAVVGDVMERVEASGDAEGIANAHRALVQLFGWTGPSATARHHAQLALAAARLAHNDEIAWSVHWALAILEGFTGNGDGVREHRSAAERLAESLGSPVRAALTAEVAIEYASATGEWAEARALAGRAIPIARAVAPRTLLPRLLVWEGLVLLAQEERESARARIDEAWELSGAGLPGTVPAAAVQNVVLAHTGRAAASLAEGNWEEARDLGERGLALSDRHGLVAWGIHRLLPLIAEAAMWQQDYDRALEVADRLRRDGVPLQHKLALAWATTIDALVARLRDGRADAAEQLLAAAEQLEAVPFVFHAARARRNAAQVLAADGRVDEAVRELRHAHDVFLRTGAEAELRGTRSALRSLGVRLPPRAVSEGAGALTGRELDIARCVAEHLTNKEIGERLDISARTVSTHLANIFKKVQVDSRAALADLVRADPRFAE; from the coding sequence GTGACGGGTCCCGGACGCTCCATCTTCCCACTGCCGCTCGTCGGGCGGCGAGCCGACGCGCAGGCGTTGCAGCTGGCGTTGGATGACGCCCTCGATGGCCGGGGGGGGCTCGCAGCGGTCGTCGGCGAGTCCGGGGTTGGCAAGTCGCGCGTGCTGGCGTTGCTCGCGGAGGAAGCCCGCACACGCGGCGCGCGCGTGTTGGCGGGGCGCGGGTTCGCCCTGGAAGGGGACCGGCCGTACGGCCCCTGGACCGACGCGTTGACGCCGCTCATACAGGAACTCGGGCCGGGATTGGCCACGTTGGCCCGCGGACTGGAACGCGACCTGACGGCCATTGTGCCGGCCATTGGCCCGCGGCCCGGCGAAGTCGAAGACAAGGGCCACCTGTTCTGGAACGTTGGCCAGTTCCTCGCCCGCGCGGCCAGGCGGCAGCCGATGCTCGTGGTGCTGGAGGACCTCCACCTGGCGGACACGCCAAGCATCGAACTGGCGCACTTCATTGGCCGGCACCTCGACGCGGTCCCCGTGCTCCTCGCGGTGTCGTGGGTGACCGGCACGGCACGAAGCGCCACACTGGACGAGCTGCTCCGGGCGATGGGCCCGCGCACCACGCAGCGCGCGCTCCGACCCCTCACCCGCGCCGACCTCCAGGAGCTGGTGCTGCGTGTCTTTGGTCAGGGTGGGGCCGCCGCGGAACAGTTCGCCACCCGCTTGCACGAGCAGACCGGGGGGAACGCCTTCTTCGTCGAGGAAATGCTCAAGTCCATGCTCGTCAGTGGACACTTGCGACGAGAAGGCAGCGAGTGGGCGGGCCTGGATCGCGGGGTCCCCGAGACCCTACCAAGTACGGTGGCCGGGGCCGTGCACCGACGACTCGCGACCCTCGGGGAACGCGCCCAGGCGGTTGCGGAGGCTGTCGCCCTGGCGAGCACGGTCGCCACAATCTCTTGCGTCGAGGCGGTGACCGGCCTCGACGCCGCGCCATTGGCCCAGGTGCTCGATGCGCTGACCGTGGGGCAGGTGCTCGCCGCGCCAAACCAACCGGATGGCCCCTACACCTTCACCCACCACATCGTGCAGCGGGTGGTGGAGCAGGGCATCTCGGACGCGCGGGCGCGGAGCCTGCATCGCGCGATCGCGACGCACCTCGACGGCAACGGGGCCCATGCGGGAGCGAGCTTGGCCCGCCACCTGGTGCGAGCCGGTCTTGGCGGGAGCGTCGAGGCGCTCCCGCACCTGATAGCGGCGGGGCGCGACGCTTTGGCACGACGCGCGGATCACGAAGCGGTGCGCTGGCTGGGTGAAGCCGAACGGAGTGTGCGCCAGCATGGGGTTGTCCTTCGACCCACCGAAGCGGCGGAGTTGCTCAGCGACCTGGCGCGCGCGGAGTGGCGCACTGGTGCCATGGAAGGGGCGGCCTCCCATCACGCGCAGGCGCTCCAACTGGCGGATGCAGACGGGGCACATGGCCTCCGCGCGCGCATCCTGCGCCACATGGCGAGTGCGGCCGCGGTAGCCGGGCGGCCGGACGATGCACTGGCGGCGAGCCGCGCGGCGATCGATGCGGCGACCCTCGCGAACGACCTGCGATTGGAAGTGACGGCCCGCGTGTCGACGGCCGTGGTCCTGCAGTCGCTTGGCCGCATGGAGGAGGGGAAGGCCGTGGTCGGCGACGTGATGGAGCGGGTGGAAGCCTCGGGCGATGCCGAGGGGATCGCCAATGCACATCGGGCACTGGTCCAGCTGTTCGGCTGGACGGGCCCCAGCGCGACCGCGCGGCACCACGCGCAGCTCGCACTCGCCGCCGCCCGTCTGGCGCACAACGATGAGATCGCCTGGTCGGTGCACTGGGCCCTGGCCATCCTGGAGGGGTTCACCGGAAATGGCGACGGGGTGCGTGAGCATCGGAGCGCGGCGGAGCGTCTCGCGGAGTCGTTAGGCTCCCCCGTGCGGGCCGCCCTCACGGCGGAGGTGGCCATTGAATATGCGTCGGCGACGGGAGAGTGGGCCGAAGCGCGCGCACTGGCGGGCCGCGCCATTCCCATCGCCCGCGCCGTCGCGCCGCGCACCTTGCTCCCGCGCCTGCTCGTGTGGGAGGGACTCGTGCTCCTGGCTCAGGAGGAGCGGGAATCTGCCCGTGCCAGGATCGACGAGGCGTGGGAACTGAGTGGAGCGGGGTTGCCGGGGACGGTCCCCGCCGCCGCCGTGCAGAATGTGGTCCTCGCACATACCGGCCGCGCAGCCGCCTCGCTCGCCGAAGGGAACTGGGAGGAGGCGCGCGACCTGGGTGAGCGAGGGCTGGCCCTTTCTGACCGGCATGGCCTGGTTGCGTGGGGCATTCACCGCCTGCTGCCCCTCATCGCTGAGGCGGCCATGTGGCAGCAGGACTACGATCGCGCCCTCGAGGTGGCCGATCGACTGCGGCGGGATGGAGTTCCGTTGCAGCACAAGCTCGCGTTGGCCTGGGCGACGACCATCGACGCCCTTGTGGCCCGCCTGCGCGATGGAAGGGCCGATGCTGCGGAACAACTACTCGCTGCCGCGGAACAGCTGGAGGCCGTCCCCTTTGTTTTTCACGCCGCCCGCGCGCGACGAAACGCCGCGCAGGTGCTGGCGGCGGACGGACGCGTGGATGAGGCGGTACGCGAGCTGCGCCACGCCCACGACGTCTTCTTGCGCACCGGGGCAGAGGCCGAGTTGCGCGGCACCCGGAGCGCCCTGCGCTCGCTGGGCGTGCGGCTCCCGCCGCGCGCGGTCAGTGAAGGGGCGGGCGCACTGACCGGCCGGGAGCTCGACATTGCGCGCTGTGTAGCTGAACACTTGACGAACAAGGAGATCGGGGAGCGGCTCGACATCTCCGCGCGCACGGTCAGCACGCACCTCGCCAACATCTTCAAGAAGGTGCAAGTGGACTCCCGCGCCGCGCTGGCAGACCTCGTGCGCGCAGATCCGCGGTTCGCGGAGTAG
- a CDS encoding phage holin family protein translates to MTLLLRLAINAAALYAATRFVRGIAYEGEALGLVGVALVFAVVNTFIKPVVKFFSFPVIFLTLGLFTLVVNGLMLMLTAHWSSALGFAFTVRGLGAAWKGALVVSIVSYVLGWLLVEDEKERKRRKD, encoded by the coding sequence ATGACCCTCCTGCTCAGATTGGCCATCAACGCCGCCGCGTTGTACGCGGCCACGCGTTTCGTGCGCGGCATCGCCTACGAAGGCGAGGCGCTCGGATTGGTTGGCGTTGCCCTGGTGTTCGCCGTGGTCAACACGTTCATCAAGCCGGTCGTGAAGTTCTTCTCGTTTCCCGTGATCTTCCTGACGCTTGGCTTGTTCACCTTGGTGGTGAACGGCTTGATGTTGATGCTGACCGCGCACTGGTCGAGTGCCCTCGGGTTCGCCTTCACCGTGCGCGGCCTGGGGGCCGCATGGAAAGGCGCGCTGGTCGTGTCGATCGTGAGCTACGTGCTCGGGTGGCTGCTGGTCGAGGACGAGAAGGAGCGCAAGCGCCGCAAGGATTGA